One Phyllopteryx taeniolatus isolate TA_2022b chromosome 3, UOR_Ptae_1.2, whole genome shotgun sequence genomic window, AGTTATATAGACCAGAGACCCGCTGAACAATGTGTGTAGCCTTTGGCGAAAGTCGACAAGCACATCTTGGACAAATGCAAATTGCCTGTGGTTTTGTCATAAGTGCGCCATCTCAGCTTTGACTGTACATCTCTTTGTCACTTATGGGGAGGTTTGACGGAGTGTGCTGCCTGTACGTTGCATATGTGATCTGGCAACCATGCCCCAGAGCCTGCCTCTTcggtgtcatgatctgtgcactAGTTTTCAACCCAATAGTTCAAGTACAGGTTAATGTTGCTCTTCCTCAGTGCTGTGACAAAAGAAGTGTGGGAGGGAGCAGCATGGTTCAGATCAGGTAAATGCTGATCAGGTTCGCATTTCCATACCAAGATCTGCTGGTGGGGTGTTGATAGCTGTGTCAGCCAatcaaaaaaaaggaaactaagCACATATACAGTGCAGTGTGCGGACAGTACGTGCAAATAAGAACAACGCTTTGAATCAATTTCTGTCAAAATAACAATAGATATCGCTTTATATGTCCTTCCCATTAATAAAGTTCGATTGCGACACAGAAGAGGGTGGACAAATGTATTTCGATTAATCAACACCTAGCTCCCCCTTTCACAAGCGTACCGAAGTGATCGTCAAGTGATCCTGGTCGTCACAAGGACAAGGTCCTGAAAATTGGGATTTGTTACAGTTGAAaaattcaaatgaagaaaaggcaGAACCGGGTGCCCGACTACTGGGTGAAAACAAGTGTACTGGCTTTGTAGATGCTGAAGCACAAGGATGATTACAACAAAGCACTGGTGTGGGAGGACCTGGCAAGACAGTGTGATGGACCGTCCCATCACTTTAATCTCGATCTTTAACCACACTTAGGATGTTTGGAGTAACACCTGAGCTTGGCATGGGAGGCAAAAATGCCCTGATTATACTGAATGTTTGAACGGTTGCAGTCGGCCAATTTAACGAGAATTTTCGACTGGGGCTGCAGCTTTTGAATAATTTCAGCATTGATTCTTCTATTGATTATGCCATCAATTAATCGCTTaatctgctaaaaaaaatattttacataaaatctTATTGCAAAATCACTGTTTGTTCTTATTAAACCGGTCGGTGgcccccaaaaagtttggggcacactgtactgtactgaacaaatatcaatgatgtcatcaactaTTTGATTGTGATAGAAGTGCTGCTATCCAATGCTGTCCGAATCACTGTTAACTTAGTAGCAGTTTGATGTGATGTTATAGGTCAGCTAATACAAGCAAAAGAGACATAAGGTGGTGGAGGTTGTCACATTGACCAATACTTGGCCAGGGCCTGTACACTGTCAAAATGCAAGAAATCTCAATGTCTGATAAATGCCTTATTCCATCTATCTAGTGTTGCACTGGTTTGACGTCTTGCTCTTTAAACAACTACAGCCATCCTGTAAAAGAAGACTTAAGCTATTAAACCGGGCCACCTACTTTGAAGAAAAGCATGTGGAGGAGGTAAGCCACAAGGGCTTGTGCTTCTTAAAAAGCACGCATGAGCTGGAAGTATTACTCAAACGGGCTTTTGCCTCCGCTGGATTTATGAGCCAATTTCCACTACCATTGTCTTTCACTTCAATCTCAGAATTGAGGTTGCGGAATATAGGGCTGCAATCACCCAAGTGTGCGGTGACAAAACCTCCCGCGCTTGCACCTGGAACTCAATAGATATTCATGAACATTCACGTATTTAGAGAAGGAAATAAGTTAATACCGACAGTGTCGATGGAATAATAGCCATTTCCTGCCTGACTTGCAGCCCCTCTGAAAATGAGATTGCGCTGGACGTCATTTTTCTTGTCTGCTGGGTGTTTCCACACTGAGGTCTATGGCTGCAGCTATGCGCCCTGCATTAGCAATGAGCCACAGATCTAGCTAGGTGGAAGAGCAAAGGGGGGCTTGGTGGAGCGAGACAGAGTGTGACTTCGTGAGAGAGGTGGACCAGAGATTGAGGAAAGACAAGGAGGCGCATTTACCATGAATAAAAATCTAAGGTTAAAGAGAAAGTGAAAACAGAgtgtgttatttaaaaaaacaaacaaaacaatgtaataTGTCACATGTAACCCTGGTTTGTTACTGTAAAAGACATTGCGACACAGAGCTGACAACCCATCCTAGAGATGATACTGATTAAACCATGGCAAATATTTAATTCATAGCGTGGCCAAAATTGATTACTTTTGCAAGGAAAGGACGTGCAACGCTGTACACTGAGGAgaagtgtaaaacaaaaaaataaaaagtgagaaaaagaagataaaagcctcagcctccctggtaaggtctattcaggggtgctgtagaggagggtccgtcgggaagtcgaatctcagatccaggaggagcagtgtggttttcgtcctggccgtggaacagtggaccagctctacaccctcggcaggttCCTCGacggtgcgtgggagttcgcccaaccagtctacatgtgttttgtggacttggagaaggcgttcgaccgtgtccctcggggagtcctgtggggggtccttcgggagtacggggtaccgaacaccctgatacgggctgttcggtccctgtacgaccggagtcagagtttggtcgccatatccggcagtaagtcggactcgtttccggttagggttggactccaccgaGGCTGCCCTTTCTCACCGATTCTGCTcctaactttcatggacagaatttaaaGGCGCAGCCAaagcatagagggggtccggtttggtggcctcagtattgcatcatctgctttttgcagatgatgtggttctgttggcttcatcaagccgtgatttcaaactctcactggagcggttcgcagccgagtgtgaagcggctgggatgagaatcagcacctccaaatctgagactatggtcctcagtcggaaaagggtggcgtgccctctccaggtcgaggatgagatcctgccccaagtggaggagttcagatatcttggggtcttgttcacgagtgagagaagaatggaacgggagatcgacaggtggatcggtgcagcgtctgcagtgatgcggactttgtatcagtcccttgtggtaaagaaggagctcagccgaaaggcgaagctctcgatttaccggtcgatctacgttcctaccctcacctatggtcacgagctgtgggtcgttaccgaaagaacaagatcccgggtacaagcggctgaaatgagtttcctctgcagggtgtccgggctctcccttagagatagggtgagaagctcggtcatccgggaggatctcagagtagagctcctccgcatcgagaggagccagatgaggtggtcggggcatctgattcggatgcctcccggacgtctacctggtgaggtgtcccgggcacgtcccactgggaggagaccccggggacgacccaggatacgctggagagactatgtctctcggctggcctgggaacgcctcgggatccccccggaagagctggaagaagtggatggggagagggaagtctgggcgtccctgctaaagctactgcccctgcgacccgacctcggataagcggtagaaaatggatggatggagggaagaAGATAAAAGAGTGGCATCAATGCAAGACTGCCCCATAGGACAAAATAATCCTTCAAACACTTTCTGACCATTACTCGACCCGTCGCGTTACCTCGCCACTGATCTTATAAATTAATCATCTCACAGAGGAGCTCAATCCTGCAATCCTCTCTCCTCCACAACTAGGTTTGTGCTCTTTGTTAGCATCTTTTATCTCTTGGCTTTTACCCTGGCCTTCATCAgcccacacatacagtatatcagcatttttacacatttaagtACATCATCATAACAATGTATGGTACAAAGACTATGTTGAAcgtgcattttgtatttattgcgCTGTGTAGCAAAGATGGGGCTAACAACCAGCTTTCTATTGctttctgtatgtttttttatatatatctataaCAGGGGTGACACACTCATTGTAATTCAGTGGACCCAAACAGTCTAATTTGATGTCAAGTGAGCCGGACCAGTAAAGTCAAAGCATAGTTAATTTACTGTCGATAATGAGTTggtgttttccctttttgttttagtgcaatgttagaaaaaaaaaatctgtgtttaATGAACTACGGATATTGCAAAACATTCAGAACAACCTCCGATTTCTCAATAAAAACGTGCAATTTGCTTCAGTTTATTATCCGCATGCGTGCATTGAAACTGATTACCATGATTTTAGGCACAAAACGTCAGTCGCAGGTATTTGGAACGGGAAAATATAATACTGTCACAGTTGGTTTTCAAGGTGTTGAGGCAAAAACCTGGAGGACACAAATGCAAGGAAGCAACGCAGGGAATGTAGGTGTCTCAAAagtatatatttacaaaaacaaaaaaggtaaacAAGGAACAAAGTCCCAGAAAGTCAAGAATCAAAGTATTAAAGAAACAATAGGAATAAACTCAATAAGATACTAACATGACAACGAATACGTGACTAAGGCAAGTACATCAATGAACtgacacagactgaaagaaaccagggaactaaatactgtataagctaagtgatgagacaacgaggcacacctggaaaAGACACGAGGGGcctgattggtagacacaaggaacagggATAACGGGAACAGAAGAAAACCTAACGAGCGAGACGACATGAAAATGGGACGCAGCAAAACTGGACAAAAGTAAATAGaatctaaacaaaaacacagaccaaGTTCAGTATTGCACTTTACGATTAAATCAATTTATGAAGATCTATGAATTATTTTCAGTTAGTTTTTTTGCACGTGCATAATAATTCTTAAAATCTAAATTGACTCCCAAACCGTGCAACTATTTTGAATGTATACGAAAGAAAGTATGACCTGCCCttttaataaataaactttatactgtgcattaaaaatacacaaacacacacacatacactaccACAGAAAGGATTCGTTTTCACAGAACTGTAAAGATGAACTGAACGGCATTCAGTCAATACCCTGTGCAaccactgtttattttttttaaatgtattgtcgCGTTGAAAAGATGATAAGGAGGCGGTCGATCTACAATCCCTTGAATGTATGAGTAGTAGTGGGCAGATCAATCCAAATATCGATAATATCAATACCAACGTTGTATTGATATTGATGTTTGAGTTTCTGTTTCTGGAGTTTTATCAACGAGGTAACataacagtgtgtgtgtctgtgtgtggcgACTCTCTGCTTACAACCTGGACTGGACTAAAGGGCGTCGGTGTGAAAACATATGAAAGCACGGAAAGGATATTGTGCATATGATGacttttagactttttcattttggattttCAGTTACAATAACAGGAGCTGTGTGAGTTTGTTGCAAACGATGGGAGGTGGAGAGGTACTTTGGTTAGCTTTAATTTATTCCATTGCCACTACCTCCGAGACACGGTCCGTGTGAGCTTGTCACACACCAGGACAGAAACCCGAGCAGATTGCACCACTACTTTGTATTCCAAATTAATTGGCCTCTGAAGATCGCCCTCTGCCCCTCACTTCATGCACACTTTCCTTGCCTCAATTAGAAGACAGAAACCTACATACTGTCTAGCCCGGTCCTCTCGTTTATAGTGACCTCCAGGTCGAGGTCCAAAACCAAACAGAGCCTTGACATCCGAGTCAAGCAGGTATTTAGGTATGAGGAATTAGTCCGAGGCTGTATAATGAGGAGGACTTAAAAAAGATGACTGATCCTACTTGTTTTGTCTCTGTAGCGAACTGATTTGTCGAGACCACCCTGAGCTCGGGACAACCCTGATGATCCTTCGTTAAGAtcggaaaatgtaatttttttcaatagTATTATTACTGTTGATAATACTGATTTGCTTCTACTCTTACTAATATGCAGTATCATACAGATAAATTACTCAATGGGACCCGACACAAGAAATGTTTGCCTTCACAAAGGTAGTAAACTCAATTTTGACGATATTGTTCGAAAATAATTCTGCACTATATTTCTAAACTACTGCAAACGACCACAATAATTAACATATTTCTTAAAGATTAACTATCAGCTAGTGTAAACAGATTTTCTATAAAATGGCCAGTGATGGCCAGTAGCAGCTAGCTTTATTACATAGTGTCGCTGTTTTCAACATCATTAGCTTTTGAGTTGCGAAGCTACCTTTGTGATCACCTAGCGATAGCATGGTAGTGTTCACAGATGCTACATTTGACCAGGAAGTTCTAAACCTTAAAATGCATGTCTTCCGTTTGACGTCACGTATTACGTACAGTAGCTATCTTCTGGTTGAAGCAAGCGCGCAGCTGCATAGAAATGGAAGCAGAGAGGACAGAGGTGTGTACAGCTCGTCAGTCCGATGTCGCCATACCCTAATAAATTTGTGTTCCTTATCAAGTCCTCACAGTACATCGGTGTTTACGATGCGACCCCCAAAAGAAGCTCCTGTCCAATCCAAGACGTGCAGCAAGATTTAAGGACACACGTTCAACAATCGACAGCTAAGCTCGTCATCACAACTTTGCACACACTAGCATAGCACTGTAGCAACATGTTTTGCAAGTGACGGAAATTTAGACaggaaaaagtcaaaaacaGAGGAAGCTGAAAGGTATCCTAATTTTGGGTTATTCATATACATTATTCGTCCCTATTATTTTCTCTACAAAATCAGATTGTCTTGGTctattcaaataataaatttgATACTTgataactggaaaaaaaaaaatgagcgaTGAGCGCAATGACCGCATCTCCAACGAATacaccattttttaaattatttttttactatacATTACACAGTGTAGAATAGCTTGCAACTTCGCCCTCTCCATTTTTCCAAGTAACTTTccttacagaaaaaaaaaatccaattttaaataaaacacatggTCTGTTTGTTTATTCTGTCCTTCATGTGAAAGTCCTCTGAGCAGTAGGGGGTCAGTTTACAGTTCAACCTGTGATAAACCATCCGAGTCTCTAACCCTGAATCCATCCATAGGAAGAAAACCAAGATAGAACAAAACGGTTACAATAAACAGAACATTTTGACTCGTGCAGCTCCCATCCAAGCTCTGCTTTTGATGCTTTATACCACAACCTTCCCTGTAAACTTGTGAAAATGCGTTCAGtcttgaaataaaaatagtaaaaggGTGTTGACAGTtgacatatttatttatgaaagcTAGAAGTTttgaggggaagtaaaaatgtaGGATGAATCTATTTATTGAACAAAGGACAGCAAAACACCATAACAAAcaccaggcaaaaaaaaacccaaaaaaacaaaacacgatcCAAGATATTTCAGTCATGAGAGATCTGAAAATGTTCTCCAAGGAGAATTACCCCTGCGGACGACAAATGCCAAAACAACTCTGACGCACAAAGAATGAAGGAAAATATGAGGCAACAGACGGAACAACAATTATTTATGTAAATAATGCATCATTGCTGCTTATAATTAGTGGAAAAATTAAGCAGAAAATAAAAGCGTGGGGGGTAAACCTCTACGCATGTCACCCAACACATTTTCCTCATGCAAATGAACAACTGAAATTGTAAATGGAAATAGTGTTGGCGGGAGAAAGAAGGAGACCAAGGAGAGATGAcctgcttttttcccctcctcactCTGTTTGGAATTCATTAGCTGCCGAAGAAACCGCAGGCAGATGTTGTTTGACACAAAGGGTGAAGACAATATTGTTACCAGGAGAACGGAAGTTAGGGTTGTTGTTATGGGAAGAAGAGCTCTAGATGGATAACTTTGATACACAAGAGGAGATGGACAACTCCTCTGTGACTTATTGACCGTCCCTCACTATTATTTGAATACCTCTTTTCAAACATGAAAGATGAACACCTGCCAGAAGGAGGCAGGGGCTTCTCAATGTAATCTGTAGTGTAATTCCTGACCGGAACTCTTATGAACACTAATCACTGTCTTAATGGTAAATgattcatttcaaatgaagtcaaGACAAATCATCAACCATCCTGCGTGAGATTTGTATTCAAACATAGAATTTCTTGATCCAATTTTACACCTCACTTTCATGGTGCAAATGTAACTGTGTGAGATGGGAAGACATAACAGAATGTCACACACAATTAGCCCGCTTTGGAGGTGGCAGCGGTTCCATATCAATGACGTGTAAATGGGACAGCTGGAGCAGttgaataaatcatttaaaacacgGCCAGGTTTGACACGCCAGACATAAATTTACACGCGGGGGTGGCCTTTTGTTGGTGCTAAGAAGAACGGAAGCTCACCTGTGCATCCCGTAATTTGTAAACACATTTATGATATTGTACAGGTTCTTTGAGCACAATTTCAGGAAACTGTCCAGCTTTCATTCAGCATGTTCACAAATATTTATGAGCATTCGTATAGAACGTAGTAATATTTGTAGAACTACACCCTAACCACTTTGATGGAATGATGTAATCAAGATATAAACagaccatataaatgtttttttaaaaaaaaaatacagtattgttgtattgctCCTTCACGCTTTAAACACACTgaaacatattaaaacacactttttaaagtattctttGCCATTTCCGttgaagaaatgaaaaaagaagTCTAAAGTCCATCCGTATCCTCCGAGTTTTCTGTACGCGGCGGGCCTTTAAGgacaaagtttggacaccccgcCCGAACGCATTACCCACTCACTTGTTTGGAATCAAAATCAGCATTAGAATCATctctatttgccaagtatgtccaaaaaacacacaaggaatttgtctccggtagttggagccgttctagtacgacaacaggcagtcaatCGACAGAACACGTTTGAgtcataaagacattgacaaaaacagtcactgagcaataaagggttgctagttatctggtaatgccagtacaatttatttaattatttttttgacaatcgtacagaaagatgcagagtcctctagcacttagagccctttgaatgactaatctcgcaatagtccagtgcaatgaccattgtgcaaagggcgccgagacttcaaggagtgtatgcagtttaaagtgactagtagtgcgataatctgggacaatgtcgattgtgcaaatgttgcagatactcctcagtcagagtgcaagtggtgcagatgctactcaggcacatgggTGGCCAGTATTGttgttggtcaacaacagatatgcaaatagtgcagcgtggtgagactacgacagcgagtgcacgagtaatatataattggccccttcagaaatgtgacaacaaactcaagacaaaaaaaattggcagcatgttgcaatggaattgtaggttagctgtttaagaagttgattgcaagagggaagaagctgttggaatgtctgctagttctagtttgcattgatcggtagcgcctacctgagggaaggagccggaagagccggtgaccgggatgcggagggttcgagaggattttgcacgttcttgtcttagttctggcagcctgcaagtcctcaagggtgggtagggggtaccgacaatcctttcagcagttttgattgtccgttgcagtcggagtctgtccttttttggagcagcaccaaacctgactgtgatggaagaacacaggactgattcgatgaccgctgtgtagaactgcctcagcagctcctgtggcatgccgtgcttcctcagaagccgcaggaagtacatcctctgcaggGCCTTTTTggggacggagttgatgttgatcgcccacttcaggtcctgagagactgtaattcccaggaacttgaaggtctcgacggttgacacctGGCacctggacagcgtgaggggcagctgtggcgaaggatgcctcctgaagtccacgatcatctctacagtcttgagcgtgttcagctccaggttgtgtcggccgcaccgccgctccagccgctccactccctgtcgatatgcagacttgtcatTGTCCACAAATCACATGGTCCACAGGAAGTCGCGTCTTTCAGACGTTCTGCGGGCCATGGGAAGGCCAAAGGTAAGTCcactcatttccccccccccccccccccatcatatATGATGATATTTCTACTAAGACTGGGAGTGGGGGTTAAACGCTTGGCACAGTCCTGTTacctaaattattatttttttgaacagATGTGCTGAGGGCTTGACACGTGTATCAGACACAAGCTCAGTGAGAGGTGGCACTAGCTATAAAGCGAGTGTCAATGCAAGTGTAAGTGTGACTACATGTGTCGACTGTCTGCTTGTCTTTCCTCTCCCTCACTTACCAGCACACACGCCGCAACCTTTTTCTGCCTCCTCTCTGTCATCGGcaagtgtttttaaaaggagGAGGATCAAACAAAGTTAGAAAATGCCTGTCTGCCGTTCATCTGACAGCCCTGCATCCTGAGCTCTTTCAAAAGAGCATTCTGAGGGAAGGAATGGAGAGAAAATAGGACATGTTTCACACTATTTATGCAGCGTTAATTTTCCAGCCCCCGCACTGACTGTTTACAGAGTCCTGCACATCTCAAACCTCCCTCTCTTGTTCTCAAACTACAATCCCTCCTTTACTTTTTACTCCCACcccctgcacttttttttgtggcttatgttattctgatttttttttcccccggtcttttttttttttttttgtgtcagtaGTGAGGATGCTCTCCCTTGGGGTGGCTAAATTTACATCTCTCCAtatgacaaacacaaacaaagaagcaaATAAATCAAACATGAAGGATGTGGTGGGTGGAGCAAAGGCAACTGGTGAATGTTTGTCAGTTTCAGGACATACAGTGCAGtctatagaaaataaataaataaaaatctcctTCTCACCCATCTTGTGTGGACACTTTACATACTTTCCCCAAAGTAATCCAACAGAATCCTGGGTGTCTAAGGGTTCTCTGTAGTATAACTATAACTAATAGTGCATTCTAAATGTATAGTATAGtgtagtgtgtatatatatatatatatatatagtataatagAATATATAATAGTTAATAAAATGATTCAAGTCAACtcaatctaaaaaaacaaaacgtaatGAATAATTCATATTATGCAATCTGTGCTGAAGTTGAAGAGCCTGAtggaatttgaatgtgaaagATGCATAATTGACCACATCCATGTTAGTTAAACATTGTGATCAAACGATTGTTTTGTGTTCATAATTTTGACATAgttatttaagaaaaataatgacaacatatgtgcttttaatttatttcggACACTTCGTAGCATTTAGCATAGAActaaatagcattttttttttttgtgccaatgAATGTTCCAAAGAATTGTAAAAGCATGTTTTAATAAGCGTGTTTTGGTGACACCGTGAGGtatgtctaatattttgaccctctcATGTAGCTCattaaggtaaccaaaatattagcaaCAAATCAAGTAAATATAGTGTGACAAGCAACTAAGGAAGAAACACATTGCTAAATTAATTACCTCTTTGACAGTGTTCATTAAAACGTTATTGCTATTTTCCTCACTCTATCTCGGATCCTATTAGATTATACAATTGTCCCTAATGCTCTGGTCATTTCATGTACGTATATACAGTAGTAGAGTGTGCGACTATGTAGATGTGTTCATCTGCAACGCTTCAGTAGTGTACCAACAAGGGTTTGTAAATATTCAGAGCCCGGAATAGTAAGCTTGGGTAGAGGGCTCTGTTGTGATGAGGTTTGAGGAGTTGCTTCCTAATTGTGTGCGTGGgtctgtatgtgtgcgtgtgtggtagTTGGTAGGGATTGCGTTTGTCAGTGATTGTGACAAGCCGAGGAGCCCTGCTGTGCCTCAGTGCGTCCGCTCTGATACATTATTAATTAGGCAGCGTTTAGAGTAACGAGCCGAGCGTTTGAGCCCCCCTTTTACTCCCCCCCTCCCCGTGACACGCTCCCTGGGAATCTGCAGTGTGACTGCAGATCATGGGAGCCAAGAATGTGACCCTAGACCAGAACCTTCGAAGAAATCCAGCAAGCCAGACTCCCTCGGACATGGAAGATTGTTTGTGGCTAAATCAATGTTTCTCatgcctggaaaaaaaaacaaacaaaaaaataacatcgaTGCCCACCATAACCCATTTGGATGCTCCCCGAGGTAGATGTtcgttaacattgtgtgcaagGTGTTCGTTGACAAAATTCTATTCAAGGTGGGTGCATAAACATGGACTGGTTAAATTGAATCAATGTTGAATGTGTGGGAATTTGTATGGCAACTCATACCAGCATAATGCGGtgtcacccattcacacactgGCAGTAAAGGCTGCTTCACATCAAACCAATTAGTCGTCGGCAAAGATACTTTCAAAGGAAGCTGAGGTTTGACCCGGTAACCTTCTTGATCTCCCTCTTGTGCAACGCTGCCTACAACTCACATTGTGTTATTGTACATCTAACACAACCATATCAAAACATGATAATAATAAGCCGGCAAATTTGGGCGTGAACTGCCACGAGAGATAAACAACGAATGAAACAGACCATTTAGATTTGagttaataaggaaaatattcCACCATGACAAGCTTTcaaaaatgtacaaccccaattccaatgaaaaacatcaataaatacagaatacaatgatttgcaaatcatgttcaacctatatttaattgaatacactacaaagacggatatttaatgttcaaactcataaactttattatttttagcaaataatcattaacttaacacaacgtccgaactttattgcaattggggttgtaagttgGAGGAGGTTACATAACATAAACAGATCAATGCAATCAAATTCATGAAATGCACACAAAAGCAGTATATACTCTTGTCCATGACGGTGGACAACAATGAGATTTAATTGGAATGTGTAGACAACCAGTGACTGTTTCATTTGGATCCCATGTAAGTTATGTTTGTAACTAAAAAGGtctcaacgtttttttttttttttttacgcactTCATGGCTGATAATCCCTGACTACAATAACCTTACTTTGCATGTGATCATGAAAGGCGGATTAGAAATGTAATACAATCAGTTAAATTGATGGAAGACACAGGTGTGAATATTTTCTTGTAGCTCCCCATTCCCTCTGATGAATGACGCAAATACAAAGCTTCACCTTTCAATTCAATCTCAGCATTGTTtgggtgttttttatttaaggTAATAGGCACTACTTCCTATCTCCCTCCCCCTTTGCATGTCCATATTAGGCTCATGTCTTTCTGCTATTACTGTCTGACTAATTCAATAATTTTCTCCCCTCTTTGTCATCCTTTCAGCTCCCCCTCC contains:
- the LOC133475891 gene encoding uncharacterized protein LOC133475891, with product MTERRQKKVAACVLGVERLERRCGRHNLELNTLKTVEMIVDFRRHPSPQLPLTLSRCQVSTVETFKFLGITVSQDLKWAININSVPKKALQRMYFLRLLRKHGMPQELLRQFYTAVIESVLCSSITVRFGAAPKKDRLRLQRTIKTAERIVGTPYPPLRTCRLPELRQERAKSSRTLRIPVTGSSGSFPQVGATDQCKLELADIPTASSLLQSTS